TGGTGCATATGTGGCATCTGGTGGCCTAGTGGTTTTGAGCCATACCATTTAACCACAATGACCTAATTTCAATTTTGGCTGCATGCACGTCTTTCTCCCCCTGGCCCACCATCTCTGTTTGAATCTCTGCCGTAACCTATTAAAGACgaaatatcaataaataaatcaataaaatggCATACACTGAAAGAATACTTTAGTGACCAACACAgtattaattgtttcagttattttgtcTACCTCTTGCAGCACTGAGTGGTCATAAAATCCTTGACTTGAATTAATTTGTTAACAATCTTATTATCTTTTCTATTGATCTGCTGTTTTAATCAGGCATTGAAGGCAGTGTTTGGCAAGCGAATGTCGTACAAAATCTTTCTCTGAGATTGTAACTTGTCTAAACTGTGACCTTTCTCTCCTCAGACCATCAGAAGCTTGAGAGAGAGGCTCGTATCTGCCGTCTTCTGAAGCACCCCAACATCGGTGAGTGTTTGTACACAAGATCAAACACGTGATATGTGATTCTATATTGTTGCTCACACCCAAAGATTAAAATTCTTCATTTGACTTTACCAATACATGTGCTGTTGTTAAATTTTAGGCTAATGCTAATATAGAGAATCTAATTCCCAAGTATTGTTCATAAGAAGTAGTAACATGTTGGAAGCTACTAAGATTTAAGATTGTTAAGATGTAGAGTTATAGTTCGATTCTTATGGGGTTTTTGGAATGCAGATGTAAGCAACCTAATCTGTTTACAGAACCAGGATAAACTTTTATCCTGGCATCAAGAAAGCCACATATACTAGCTGACTAATTTGTTAGCAAAGAAATCGGATTTCTGATATAATCTCTGTAAATCAGTGCTGCACAGGTGCCTCTGTGACACAAGTATCAAGTGACAAAAGTgtttaaatcagaaaaataaagtgcatgatgattttgatttttttacaAGCTATTTACATGGAGGATGACACCAAGAATCCTAGTCCACAGGATAATTTTGAAATgcaaaaggagaagaaaagtaATTCAGTAGAGACATTACAGTGACTCACATGTCAAGAAGTGGCTCAGACACCTGAACAATATAACCAAAGCTGGTTAACGACTGACTCACTTTTCCATGAACTAGTTTTTGCAAAGAAATAGCTGAAAAAAGGAATTTCATGCACGAATAGCTGGATGTGACCAAAATGTTGCATTATTGAGCTAATTAATAGTGTGTGGATTTAGAAGACAACAgtgaaaatactttttaatcTCCAATTATCGAGTTCATGAGTAGAAAATGTGCTGCACTGGTGGTGTAAAAGCTATTTACATTCAAGAATCCTGTCGGTAATAACAGAAACTAAAGATAATTAACAAGGTTTCTTTCAATTAATGTAAAGGCACACTCACTATTCATTATGCTGCTGTGGTTAtagctgtctctctgtttgttagagGCCTTGTTTTAAACCTAGAGTGGACACATGGTTGTGCAAAAAATGTATGACGTCTGTCTGTCATAATGAACGTGATAAGCAAAGTGATTCCTCTCATGTATtaacaatctttttttttccctggagTTAATGCTGAAGACAGATGGCCAACCTACTGTTATATTAGATCAGTATATTAGTAGGCATGTAAACCTATGTATATTTAGTTTGGAGACTCCAAAGAAATGGTGCCGATTCTGTTGTGCAGCAGAGCTGATGGCTGGCATCACTGTGTTGTCGCTggtattttaatttaattttctttttatcacCTCTTTTAACTGGTATCAAGATGCTAACAACTCAGGACTGCTAGCTTTGGTTAGAATTTTGTGAGTCTTGTTCAAGTCAGTCGTGCAGTTGTTGTGCCAGAAAGATATGCAGATGACGTCACTAGTGTTGCCTTAAAACACAACATAAGTGATCCCAGTCAGAATGAGAGTTGACAGTGGGTTAGCTTGAAGCTTCCTCTTGCCGACTGTGTCGAGAACAGatttctgctctgtctgctgagGAATGTGAGAAATGTCCTCTGCTTTCCTTTACTTTCTGGTTTTACGACTCTTTACCTTTCTGATATCTCAGCCCTTAACAGTCTGATGATGGAAAAACTAAAAAGCATTGTGCAGCTCTAATGGAGATGTCCAGGGGAGACGGGTGTTAAAGGGCACAAAGGgggaaaatgacaaaatcaatGACACCTTTCCCACTGCACTCCttgttatttctctttttctcgtGTCCCAGTTTTCTGTCAGTCCCCCCAGGCACTGATTTGCCCCTTGCCTACTTTCTACTCTTCTCTTCCCCCCTCcgtatagatttttttcttctttttttgtcctttctcttctttttgacatattttggcATCCTATGCATTCAAACTTTGGACAAAAGAGGGcacaaaaaagagacagatggagagacgAAAGCAGGAGGAGtaggagacagatggagggagagtgagaagatgggaggaggaggaaagagcagtcgctcttgtttcttgctgcagGGCCATCCTACTTCATCTTATTATACAACTGATATTCATTTTACATAACGATAACTGTGGCTCCCCTGATGTTAAACCTAAGCTGTATCTCAGGCCCGTTCTCTAACGCCTGGCTCATGCTGCCCTGATTCTGCTTtgtcattctgctgctgttaagtTACGTTGACAGAAGGGCTGAGATGGTTACAGCATAACCGCAGTATCATGGTTATATGAGCTCATTACTGTAATCACcactttattttttctgttctcaATCAGCCACTCTCAATATCTCCATCAATAATCAGGAAACATTAGTGGTCATaagcacttttgtttttttgtttttgttttttaattattattttttatgtatattttattaagcagtttatttttttgtgcaaTTTGCTGTGCCAGTGCCACAAAAACATAGCTGTACAAGTTGCTGTAAGCGCACTTACAGTAACAATAAATCTGCATATTTTTCCGATCAGTGTGAAAAATGTTGAGTTAACTGCTCAGCAATCATTACTGCTGCTGCCATGTCTACTGTAAACAGAACAGATACACCAGTAACTACTGACTGGTTAGAGCAAAATACCCTTATATTTGGGTGTTTTAGAAGCCTAATTGAGCTACAAACCATATAACCACAAGCCCTGATTTGATTCTAGCCAGAAGCCTTTGTTGTATGTCACACCCCTCTCTATCTACAACACACCTGTgcaatacattcacattcacacttatatctcattgtatatagagttgtgctgtttttttaaatatctttttatatatagttatattctattttgtatgtttgcactgaaaaggaGGAGCTCTCCAATCTCGTATAATGTACaatataatgacaataaagggcattctaattctaattctatCTCCCACTCCTCCTGTTTATCTCTGCACTAAAAATAACTCTACATTCACATTTTGATGCACTTTTTCATCAGCAGATAAGTTTAAGTATTCCAGAGAGgactgttaaaagaaaaaatggctGTTATAAGCTGATTATGAAGAATATGTGCATGTGACGGACTGGTACTACAGCCTGAAGAGCATCAAACCTCCAACACGTCACTTATGAATGAAATACCTCTTCCTCTTGTGCGGAATACCACTCCCTCTTAGCTGCATAACAGCCTACAATCACAATTGCTAATGCTGTTCTATAGCACTGATATCCCAGCTGTAGAAAAATTTGGCATGTTAGGAGTGTTTGTTACAAGgaatcatttttaaaactgcTGGTAATTTGGCCCCAAACAAAAGGTATTCCCAACACCCTTACTCAGCTTCAGTAATCAACATGTGGGGTTTAATTAAACAGTGGTTGTTTCCCTAACCACTGGATATGCTGACAAATCACAGTGgtaaggggaaaaaatgtaTACGTCACAGCCATAGTTTCTCGGGCTCTGCCTTGGTCGATGGTTGGTTGATTTTGCCTCAGTTTATGGGGAGGGGTAATGgttaaacaaaacagcaaatcttTATTTCCTTTGCTTGATTCCTGTTGTTATATCTGTCTCACTGCCCACCCTCTCTGTTGCAGTGAGACTCCATGACAGCATTTCAGAGGAAGGCTTTCATTACCTAGTCTTTGACCTGTGAGTAtattctgtacacacacacacacacacagtgacattttatcCATGCATGTGACTGCGGTTTGTTTGTGTATGCTAACAACTTCtttccatctcctccttttttccttccctcctcattttcttctatctttcttttctttccttccttccctccccaCCTCCCAGGGTGACAGGAGGAGAGCTTTTTGAAGACATTGTAGCCAGGGAGTACTACAGTGAGGCTGATGCCAGGTAAGCGCCTCATATGGATCTGCTGCGCACATTTATATGCACATGAACTCTGCTGCAAACATACAGCTTAATCCCATTAAATATATGAAAACTCACTGtgaacacacaagcacacgGTGGTGGATGTAATTGGTTCGCTTGTATTCTTGTCAGCGAATGCACCCCCCTCCATCAAGAGGTGCATCGATATAGTTGTCTCCCTTTTTTTGGCCACATGCATCACTCtacatcttcctcctccatttaATGTCAGGCGAAAATGCCCAAAATTTGTTGGTTCGGGCTTCCAGGTTTGCTGTTTGCCTACATTTCTATGTCTTTTCTATGTTTTATGGCACTGTAAATTCGATTTATGAAACAGACAATTTTAAGATGTCACCTTAGCTTCTGTGAAATTGTATCGGgcatttttcttgatttttctgacattttgttgacattGTGACATTTacactttctctcctccctctttacttcctccttctctgagttccccttcttttttccctctggctGTGTGGTCTGCAGCTTATGAAGTCTGTTGTACAATTGGATTATCGGGTCTTTGTCTGTTCATACTCATAGGGGGTTTTggaaacacacgcacacaaatgaAGCCCACATGGATTAAGCCTCAGCCACACTCTCTCAAGCCGGGCCCGACCTCTGACCCATTAACCTTTTCTACAGACATGACATGAATATGAGCCTCACAGAGTGGAATCGTGGAGCCTGACACCACAGTGTGTAGGACAGTAATAAGGTGGTTGGGTACTGGCTCATAGGAAGAGTCTCATTATGAGCCAACACACTCACCAGGATGGTGTGAAAACATGCTCACTGGCCAGAATTGAGAAATAATGGCAATGGTATTAGTGGCAGCTGAATTGACGCCCCCATTATTTAAATTGCTACCAGGATAGAGATTTATTGACTATGTGGTGTAAGGCCTCCCACACGAGTTTCTTAGCATTGATTGTTTAAACTACAGAACCTGGATAATGTCTTTGAAAAATAATAGTGCTTGTATAGTAAATATTTGTTGTGCAACTTACTGTTAGCTTCCACATCCACTCATTTAGACTGTAATGGAggtgatttttcagttttacattctTTTGGCATCCTACTAcctattttcattatcagtcaatcaaattattattttctcagttaacgGTTTGGTAtcttaaatgtcaaaaactTACAAAAAATGCATATCGCAAGCCCACAGTAACATGTTCATAAAGCTTTTGTTGTTCTACTAATGgtcaaaaacccaaatatatttaatttacaatgaaataaaacacaggagtTTAAAAATTCTCTGATTTAAGAAGCTGTGACGATGTacaatttaatgtttttgcttGGAAAACACCTTAAACGATTAAGCAGTTATCAGAATAGATGGCGATGAATTTCCTGTCTACATTGCAcattttaaggtttttttttttttccagatttaaGTCATCTTAAGTTCATATCTTAGTGTGTCAAAAACATATTAATAGCATTTGGTCAGTCTAACCTTAAAATGTACGATAGTTCTTGTTATTAATCATATAGTGATCAAGAGTGATGTCAGGTTTTTCTACCTGATGATGGTTTGAAAAGTCTTGCAATGAAATGCCTCAGTTTTGGAACCACACCACAATCCACCAGGCTTCAATAAAGCACATGACAGACAAATCAGTGGAGTAtatgtgatgttttattttgtaatgatgGGCAGTGACTGACAcgtttttctctgtttgtccccttttctctctccgtAGTCATTGCATTAGTCAGATCTTGGAGAGTGTCAATCATATCCACCAGCATGATATTGTGCACAGAGACCTCAAGGTGAGTGGCTGCCCGTTGCCGTGacaaccacacactcacacacctctgCTCGTGGCCATGGCAACACACAGATGGCTCTCGAttgctccatctctctctctctctctcttgctgcaTTTCAGCTTCCATCCCTTTTATTTTTCCCCTGCGTCTCTCTCCTATCTGCTGTTTTTACCCTGTTCTCAGATCTGTCAGCTTGTCTGTCCTTGACCACAactctatgtgtctgtgtgtgtgtacgtgtgtacatgcatgcagGCATGTTCGTGTTGAGCGCAGAGATGGTGAGTCATGATCACGTGGAGAGGTTTGTCTCTCACCTTTGGCAAGGAAAAGACAAGGACTTGAACAGCACATACGTGtatgaacatgcacacatacacactttgtaCTGTTCTGAAGGGGGTCTATTATGAGAGAGGTGAAGGCATAAATGAACCTCAGGAGTTGCCAGGACAACCCATGTGACATCACACCACCCATGGAGCAGCCGGGGGGAGGGGCTTGAGTCGTCCCAAATTGCTGATAGGCTCAAATGCAAAGAGTGGAGGaagacagcagttttctttCTTAACCCACTTTAAGGTGATGGTAATAATCCTGGCAGGAAGGACAATATTAACAGGTATTGAACTGTACCTTTTCAAGCAGAGACTGCAATGTGTGGAAAAAACAATCTCAAGGGATGTCTCAGACATGTGTAGGCggcttttgtatgtgtgtttgcgcGCTCTGTCGGAGAATAACGCTATTACCTCGAGCACTGCCTGTCTGATTTGTTGGCCTTTTATCCTGAGTGGGCTTTTACTGCGGCCCTTTATGTCCTACTGCCCAAACAACGGCCATTTAGAACGCTGCCACACACGCTGCCTCTCACTAAGTACACTTTCCATTTAGCATGCAGTCTGCAGTGCTGCCTAAATGACTCCCGAGTGGTTTCTATGGCTACGAACCCATGCCCATATAAGGCATTTGTGGAGATTCTCAACCACCcatcctctcccttcctcctccgTCTCTCCATTGCTTTCTCACACCTTTACCCCTCCCCCACACAAGCTGTGTCGAACacatcaaatataaatatttctgagaaaaaaagcTTTACTGAGAAGTGCCTGTCActatctgtctctcactgtcttgATCTCCTGTCCAACATTCTGCttcaccatgtgtgtgtttgtctctctctctctcagcctgagAACCTGTTGTTGGCCAGTAAGATGAAGGGAGCTGCAGTGAAGCTGGCAGACTTTGGCCTTGCTATTGAAGTGCAGGGAGACCAGCAGGCTTGGTTTGGTaagacaacacaaacagtgacacacacatatcaaaTGTGCTGGATCCATTACCTGATCTGTTATTCTGTCTGGGTGTTAAGCACTGGAGAGTTTTTACACTTAAGCAAACGAATCACTGCTCTTTCAtatacagtgtgtctgtgtagatGTACAGCCGCCCGCCCACTCGGAAGCCAAAGAATATTTGTGTGAGCATTGCTTAAGAGGCTCACAGGCACTTTCCAGTTCATGCTTAGGTCATTGTGTCTTGGCTAACAGCCGAGCTGCCAGCGTTTGGCTGACTCTTCAGCAGGGACGAGATGATTAATGGGCATTTGCTTGTGACTCTACACTTTCATAATCTGGTCTTGCGTTTGAGTCCAGCAGGTCACTATCATCTGAGCCATTCACATAACAGTACAAAAATAGCTTGTATCAGAATTTTAATAAAAGCCATCAGTTAATTATgtcctcttgtctttttctgtcgGGCAGGGTTTGCAGGCACCCCTGGCTATCTCTCACCTGAAGTCCTGAGGAAGGACCCCTACGGCAAGCCTGTGGACATATGGGCTTGTGGTGAGTCTTGAGCTTCACCTTTGGGCAGTTAGCTCTGGACTTTGCAGTGGTTGGGAACAAACACCAGACTGCCATGTTTTGTCTGTAGTCAAATTAACCAATCCCACGGCCTTTCTTTTCAGAAAGTAAATGGGATAGTGAAACCAAGGCAGGATAATCCAGAAACCCTGTCAGAGAAAAGACTTCAACCTCACATAACCAGGCTCTTCTAAATAGACATTAtaacaaagcatttttttgtcGTAATGTGAAACACATTGAGTTTGCTTGTTATGAAATTTGCTTAAATAGTTTAAATGGCTTTGTCTaatttgaatgaaaactgaTGCTGGTATTCAAACATGATCtttctcattcactctctctgactttgttttctgtcaggtGTTATTCTCTATATCTTGTTAGTGGGATATCCTCCATTCTGGGATGAAGATCAGCACAAACTCTATCAGCAGATCAAAGCTGGGGCATATGATGTAAGTGTGCTGctcatgtgtgtttatttgtaaacGGTGCAGTGCAGGAGTTTGCTAAGCAGTTTTTGAGTATTTAATAGTGTCCAATTGAGAGTTGGTCCAAAGCTATTGATCCTATCAGGGCCTCCCTGACGCATTGcagaggggtgtgtgtgcgcgtgtgtgtgtttgtgtgagagagacagagaatcgGAGAAGGGGTATCTTCCTTCCTCAGTCTCTGGAGATAATCAAGTCACATTGCAGTTTCCAGAGAGTGTGGGGGAAGTCTGAGGCAGCTTGTGTGTGTAGGGAAtttacttttaataaaaaatggTTCAAAGGAAACTGGAACAAAAGCATGTGTTCTGTTCTGAAAATTAGCAGTTTTGTCCTCATATCAGCATAATTCTGATAAATTAACTCAAGACCTGGTGCCCAGATGGTATAGATTAGCCAGAGACATGCACTTACAGGCTCCTAACCAATCCATCAGGAAACATGTACTGTTTCCAATCCTCTCTCTTTCAATCCTCTCCAACTGTCACACTTTCTCCATTCTCCTCAGTTCCCCTCCCCAGAGTGGGACACAGTGACTCCAGAGGCAAAGAACCTGATCAACCAGATGTTGACCATCAATCCAGCCAAGAGAATCACTGCCGAACAGGCCCTCAAACACCCATGGGTCTGCGTAAGTATTCACTCACTCACCTAACACACCTAGGGTAATAACTGGAATTACACAAGAAGTAAATCTGtatgtgaaacaaacaaacacacacacacacacacacacacacacacacacacacacacacaccccatacTACCTATTAAATTACTGCGTTAAGGCCTAGAAGTAACTGGAATTCTGTACAAACAGGTTCATACATAGAATTCATTTGTaatctgtttatgtttatttcctTGTCTTCCTACAGCACCGCTCTACAGTGGCATCTATGATGCACAGACAGGAAACTGTCGAGTGTCTCCGCAAGTTCAATGCTCGCCGAAAACTCAAGGTAACATCCAAAACATGTTTGTGACATCCCCTCCTTTAATTATTCACTGCTTCCCCAGTGCAGAGTAGTACTGTTTTCAAATCTGCTTATTTTGTTAACCCT
Above is a window of Lates calcarifer isolate ASB-BC8 linkage group LG23, TLL_Latcal_v3, whole genome shotgun sequence DNA encoding:
- the LOC108882939 gene encoding calcium/calmodulin-dependent protein kinase type II subunit gamma isoform X20 yields the protein MATTATSTRFTDEYQLYEELGKGAFSVVRRCVKKSSGQEYAAKIINTKKLSARDHQKLEREARICRLLKHPNIVRLHDSISEEGFHYLVFDLVTGGELFEDIVAREYYSEADASHCISQILESVNHIHQHDIVHRDLKPENLLLASKMKGAAVKLADFGLAIEVQGDQQAWFGFAGTPGYLSPEVLRKDPYGKPVDIWACGVILYILLVGYPPFWDEDQHKLYQQIKAGAYDFPSPEWDTVTPEAKNLINQMLTINPAKRITAEQALKHPWVCHRSTVASMMHRQETVECLRKFNARRKLKGAILTTMLVSRNFSACKSLLNKKSDSAKESQSTVVHNPPDGVKGSTESNATNDEEEMKARKQEIIKITEQLIEAINNGDFDAYTRICDPGLTSFEPEALGNLVEGMDFHKFYFENLLSKNNKPVHTTLLNPHVHLIGEDAACIAYIRLTQFVDSTGHPRSSQSEETRVWHRRDGKWLNVHFHCSGAPAAPLQ